Proteins encoded in a region of the Fusarium falciforme chromosome 6, complete sequence genome:
- a CDS encoding Bac-luciferase domain-containing protein — MSTETSAAAAKPKKQLIINAFVESCSGHQSPGLWRHPDDRSWDFNNISHWVKLAQLLEKGKFHGIFIADVLGSYDVYKGPRNPDPAIISGAQWPVNEPLATVPAMAAATKNIGFGVTVATTYEQPYHLARRLSTVDHLTGGRLGWNIVTGYLDSAARNLGHTEQPSHDERYAIAEEYVDVTYKLWQSSWRDDAVKLDREKGVYTDPSLVRLINHEGKYYNVPGPHICQPSPQRTPLILQAGTSKAGKNFAAKHAEAIFVAGHSPAVVAKNVAEIRTLAKEQFNRDPASIKFLAMFCPIIGKTQEEADARYKELVSYGSEDGALALFGGWTGIDLAQYGDDEELRYVESNAIRSAVESWSKSLPGVPKWTKHTVANHIKVGGLGATVAGTPERIADEMERWIDEADIDGFNLSYALLPATFEEVISDLLPVLRKRGLFWDDYAVDGGTYRENLYGKKGLARPPADHPAAQYHWTKDQA, encoded by the exons ATGTCTACCGAAACGTCTGCTGCGGCTGCAaagcccaagaagcagctcatcatcaatgCATTTGTAGAGTCTTGCAGTGGTCATCAGTCTCCTGGTCTTTGGAGGCACCCGGATGATCGCTCCTGGGACTTCAACAACATCAGTCACTGGGTGAAGCTCGCGCAGTTGCTAGAAAAGGGAAAGTTTCACGGCATCTTTATTGCCGACGTTCTC GGATCTTATGATGTCTACAAAGGGCCTCGAAACCCAGATCCTGCCATCATCTCTGGTGCTCAATGGCCGGTTAATGAGCCCCTGGCCACTGTACCTGCCATGGCAGCTGCCACAAAGAACATTGGCTTTGGTGTGACCGTGGCAACTACTTACGAGCAGCCATATCATCTGGCACGCCGTCTGAGCACCGTGGACCACCTCACAGGTGGACGACTTGGCTGGAACATTGTGACGGGCTACCTTGACTCTGCTGCTAGAAACCTGGGGCACACAGAGCAGCCTAGTCATGATGAGAGATATGCCATTGCTGAGGAATACGTGGATGTCACTTACAAGCTCTG GCAATCCTCATGGCGTGACGATGCAGTCAAACTAGACCGCGAAAAGGGAGTATACACAGATCCTTCCCTCGTCCGTCTCATCAACCACGAGGGAAAGTACTACAACGTCCCAGGTCCTCACATCTGCCAGCCATCTCCCCAGCGCACTCCCCTCATCCTTCAAGCCGGCACCTCTAAAGCCGGAAAGAACTTTGCCGCCAAGCACGCAGAGGCGATCTTTGTGGCCGGTCACAGTCCTGCCGTGGTTGCCAAGAACGTGGCAGAGATTCGCACCCTGGCAAAGGAGCAGTTTAACCGTGATCCTGCATCTATCAAgttcttggccatgttctGTCCCATCATCGGAAAgacgcaagaagaagcagacgcGAGATACAAAGAGCTCGTGAGCTACGGTTCTGAAGATGGAGCTCTGGCTTTGTTTGGTGGCTGGACGGGTATCGACCTTGCTCAGTACGGCGATGACGAAGAACTCCGATACGTCGAATCCAACGCGATCCGTTCGGCTGTCGAGTCTTGGTCCAAGTCTCTACCAGGCGTGCCAAAGTGGACAAAGCACACTGTAGCAAACCACATCAAGGTCGGCGGACTGGGAGCAACAGTGGCCGGAACACCGGAGCGTATTGCCGACGAGATGGAAAGGTGGATTGACGAGGCTGACATTGACGGATTTAACCTGTCTTATGCCCTCCTGCCTGCAACCTTTGAGGAGGTCATTTCTGATTTGCTGCCTGTGTTGAGGAAGCGAGGCCTCTTTTGGGATGACTACGCTGTCGACGGGGGAACCTATCGGGAGAACCTGTACGGGAAGAAGGGTCTTGCGAGGCCTCCAGCGGATCACCCGGCAGCACAATATCACTGGACCAAGGATCAGGCGTAA
- a CDS encoding Acyl-CoA-dh-2 domain-containing protein — translation MATPPFESTDPAVYAEYEAQWSDLPKDAEGWIKRAQDVADVLAKDVVVREQANKSPKAEVSLLKHSGLLKILGPAKYGGGEQPWSVGFRAVREVAKKDGSIGMLLGYHLVWATAANVVGSPEQADRTQKLIITNNYFVGGAVNPRDSDLKITSDGDKIVFNGFKNFSTGGVISDLTVLEGVYGEKEEHIFAVVPTQQAGIQFKHNWDNIGVRLTESGSVNIENVSAPWSDALGWDAEAKKPDPNILAIPFASLLLPTVQLNFANLYLGIAAGALEYASQYTLKSTRAWPYGGDNKEKATDEFYILSTYGNFLAHIRAAEALAEKVIAKTDEIYAEYSTNRSQVTAEKRGEFAEWVASLKVVTTDTGLRVTAGVFEVTGSRATASKAGLDRFWRDLRTHTLHDPVAYKNRELGRYHLLGEYPEPTWYT, via the exons ATGGCTACTCCTCCTTTTGAGAGTACAGACCCTGCCGTCTACGCCGAGTATGAGGCTCAGTGGTCGGATCTTCCCAAGGACGCAGAGGGTTGGATCAAGCGTGCCCAAGATGTTGCCGATGTGCTAGCCAAGGACGTTGTCGTCCGTGAGCAGGCCAACAAGTCCCCCAAGGCTGAAGTTTCTCTTTTGAAGCATTCTGGTTTGCTCAAGATTCTTGGTCCGGCCAAgtatggtggtggtgagcaGCCTTGGAGTGTTGGGTTTCGGGCGGTTCGCGAGGTTGCCAAGAAGGATGG CTCGATTGGTATGCTGCTGGGCTATCATCTCGTGTGGGCAACTGCCGCCAACGTCGTTGGCAGCCCTGAGCAAGCCGACAGAACGCAAAAGCTCATCATTACCAACAACTACTTTGTCGGAGGAGCTGTCAACCCCCGTGACAGCGATCTCAAGATCACTTCTGATGGTGACAAGATCGTCTTTAACGGTTTCAAGAATTTCAGCACCGGAGGCGTCATCTCAGATCTGACCGTCCTGGAGGGCGTCTACGGAGAAAAGGAAGAGCACATCTTTGCTGTCGTGCCTACACAGCAGGCTGGTATCCAGTTTAAACATAACTGGGATAACATTGGTGTGCGATTGACGGAGTCTGGAAGTGTCAACATCGAGAATGTGTCGGCCCCTTGGAGTGATGCCCTAGGATGGGATGCTGAGGCTAAGAAGCCTGATCCTAACATTCTGGCTATTCCTTTTGCCAGCTTGCTTCTTCCTAC TGTACAGCTCAACTTTGCCAACCTCTACCTTGGCATCGCTGCTGGTGCTCTGGAGTACGCATCTCAGTACACCCTCAAGAGCACCCGAGCCTGGCCCTACGGCGGCGAC aacaaggaaaaggccaCTGACGAGTTCTACATCCTCTCCACCTACGGCAACTTCCTCGCCCACATCCGCGCAGCCGAAGCCCTGGCCGAAAAAGTAATCGCCAAAACCGACGAAATCTACGCCGAGTACTCCACCAACCGATCCCAAGTCACAGCCGAGAAGCGCGGCGAGTTTGCCGAATGGGTCGCCAGCCTCAAGGTGGTCACCACCGACACAGGGCTCAGAGTCACGGCTGGCGTGTTTGAGGTTACGGGGTCGAGGGCTACGGCTTCTAAGGCTGGGCTGGATCGGTTCTGGAGGGACCTTAGGACGCATACGTTGCATGATCCTGTTGCTTATAAGAATCGGGAGTTGGGGAGGTATCACTTGCTTGGGGAGTATCCTGAGCCTACGTGGTATACTTAG